In a genomic window of Agarivorans albus:
- the rplA gene encoding 50S ribosomal protein L1 gives MAKLSKRMRAINEKVDSTKEYSVNEAVALLKELASAKFLESVDAAVNLGVDPRKSDQNVRGATVLPHGTGRNVRVAVFTQGANAEAATEAGADVVGMDDLAAQVKAGEMDFDVVIASPDAMRVVGQLGQILGPRGLMPNPKVGTVTPNVADAVKLAKAGQIRYRNDKNGIIHTTIGKADFDADKLKENLEALVVALKKAKPAQSKGQFIKKVSLSTTMGAGLTVDVATLDTQA, from the coding sequence ATGGCAAAACTTTCTAAGCGCATGCGTGCGATCAACGAAAAAGTTGATTCAACAAAAGAATACTCAGTAAACGAAGCTGTTGCTCTTCTAAAAGAATTAGCGTCAGCTAAGTTCCTAGAAAGCGTAGATGCAGCGGTTAACCTTGGTGTTGACCCACGTAAATCTGACCAAAACGTTCGTGGTGCTACTGTACTACCACACGGTACTGGTCGTAACGTTCGTGTTGCTGTATTTACTCAAGGTGCTAACGCCGAAGCCGCTACTGAAGCTGGTGCTGACGTAGTTGGTATGGACGACTTGGCTGCTCAAGTTAAAGCAGGTGAGATGGACTTCGACGTAGTAATTGCTTCTCCAGATGCAATGCGCGTTGTTGGTCAACTAGGTCAAATCCTAGGTCCACGTGGTTTAATGCCTAACCCTAAAGTGGGTACAGTTACTCCTAACGTAGCTGATGCAGTTAAACTAGCTAAAGCGGGTCAGATTCGTTACCGCAACGACAAAAACGGTATTATCCATACTACTATTGGTAAAGCCGATTTTGATGCTGACAAGCTTAAAGAGAACCTTGAAGCATTGGTTGTTGCTCTTAAAAAAGCAAAACCTGCTCAATCTAAAGGTCAGTTCATCAAGAAAGTTAGCCTATCAACCACTATGGGTGCTGGTCTAACTGTTGATGTAGCTACTTTAGATACTCAAGCTTAA
- the rplK gene encoding 50S ribosomal protein L11 has protein sequence MAKKVQAYIKLQVAAGAANPSPPVGPALGQHGVNIMEFCKAFNAKTDSIEKGAPVPVVITVYSDRSFTFETKTPPASYLLKKAAGIKSGSGVPNKEKVGKVTRAQLEEIVNTKAVDMTGADVDAMVRSIEGSARSMGLVVEG, from the coding sequence ATGGCTAAAAAAGTCCAAGCTTATATTAAGCTTCAAGTTGCTGCGGGTGCCGCAAACCCGTCACCACCAGTTGGTCCTGCTCTAGGTCAACATGGTGTAAACATCATGGAATTCTGTAAAGCATTCAACGCGAAAACAGATTCAATTGAAAAAGGCGCGCCAGTACCAGTAGTAATTACTGTTTATTCTGACCGTTCTTTCACTTTTGAAACCAAAACTCCACCTGCTTCTTACTTATTGAAGAAAGCGGCTGGCATCAAGTCTGGTTCTGGTGTTCCAAACAAAGAAAAAGTTGGCAAAGTAACACGCGCTCAACTAGAAGAAATTGTTAATACTAAAGCAGTAGATATGACTGGTGCTGACGTAGACGCAATGGTTCGTTCAATTGAAGGTTCTGCCCGTTCTATGGGCTTGGTTGTAGAGGGCTAA
- the nusG gene encoding transcription termination/antitermination protein NusG: MTEERKLRWYVVQAFSGYEARVSKSLKEYIQIHSMEDSFGEILVPTEEVVEMRAGQKRKSERKFFPGYVLVQMDLNDESWHLVKSVPRVLGFIGGTAERPAPISDKEAKAILDRLDETSDKPRPKTLFEPGEVVRVTDGPFADFNGTIEEVDYEKSRVKVSVLIFGRATPVELEFGQIEKG, encoded by the coding sequence ATGACTGAAGAGCGCAAATTGCGTTGGTACGTGGTTCAGGCTTTTTCTGGCTATGAAGCTCGCGTATCTAAATCATTAAAAGAGTACATCCAAATCCATTCTATGGAAGATTCTTTTGGTGAGATTCTAGTACCGACTGAAGAAGTAGTTGAAATGCGCGCTGGTCAAAAACGTAAGAGTGAGCGCAAGTTCTTCCCTGGTTACGTTTTGGTTCAAATGGATCTAAACGATGAAAGCTGGCACTTAGTGAAAAGTGTGCCGCGGGTACTAGGCTTTATTGGTGGAACGGCAGAGCGCCCAGCTCCAATTTCTGATAAAGAAGCGAAAGCTATCTTGGATCGCTTGGATGAAACCAGTGATAAGCCAAGACCAAAAACTCTATTCGAACCAGGCGAAGTGGTTCGTGTTACCGATGGCCCATTCGCCGACTTCAACGGTACTATCGAAGAAGTGGATTACGAAAAGAGCCGTGTAAAAGTATCAGTATTGATTTTCGGCCGAGCTACGCCAGTAGAGCTAGAATTCGGACAAATCGAGAAAGGCTGA
- the secE gene encoding preprotein translocase subunit SecE: MSTSTENQSGSLDGLKWALAALILIAAVVGNYLYTDMSILVRVIGVVIAVIAALGIASQTNKGKQAFEFAKESRMEVRKVIWPTRQEAIQTTMIVLAATAFMSLILWGLDAILVRLVAFVTGVGI, from the coding sequence ATGAGTACCAGTACTGAAAACCAAAGTGGGTCGTTAGATGGCCTAAAATGGGCATTAGCTGCTCTAATTTTAATCGCCGCTGTTGTAGGTAACTACCTATATACAGATATGTCGATCTTGGTGCGTGTAATCGGTGTTGTGATTGCCGTGATTGCTGCTTTAGGCATTGCATCGCAAACCAATAAAGGCAAGCAAGCCTTCGAATTTGCTAAAGAGTCGCGTATGGAAGTGCGTAAGGTTATCTGGCCTACTCGTCAAGAAGCCATTCAAACTACCATGATTGTATTAGCTGCTACTGCATTCATGTCACTAATTTTGTGGGGCCTAGATGCGATATTGGTTCGCCTAGTTGCCTTTGTAACAGGGGTAGGTATCTAA
- the tuf gene encoding elongation factor Tu: MSKEKFERSKPHVNVGTIGHVDHGKTTLTAAITNVLAKVYGGEAKDFAAIDNAPEERERGITISTSHVEYDTPTRHYAHVDCPGHADYVKNMITGAAQMDGAILVVASTDGPMPQTREHILLSRQVGVPYIIVFMNKCDMVDDEELLELVEMEVRELLSEYEFPGDDIPVIQGSALKALEGEEAWEAKIVELAEALDTYIPEPERDIDKPFLLPIEDVFSISGRGTVVTGRVERGIIKVSEEIEIVGVKETTKTTCTGVEMFRKLLDEGRAGENCGILLRGTKRDEVQRGQVLAAPGSITPHTKFEAEVYVLSKDEGGRHTPFFKGYRPQFYFRTTDVTGSVELPEGVEMVMPGDNLKFVVELICPIAMDEGLRFAIREGGRTVGAGVVAKIFE; encoded by the coding sequence ATGTCTAAAGAAAAATTTGAACGTTCAAAACCGCACGTAAACGTTGGTACAATTGGCCACGTTGACCACGGTAAAACAACTCTAACAGCAGCTATTACCAACGTACTTGCAAAAGTATACGGTGGTGAAGCTAAAGATTTCGCAGCAATCGATAACGCTCCAGAAGAGCGCGAGCGCGGTATCACCATTTCTACTTCACACGTAGAGTACGACACTCCAACTCGTCACTACGCACACGTAGACTGTCCTGGACACGCCGATTACGTTAAAAACATGATCACTGGTGCAGCACAGATGGACGGCGCTATCCTAGTAGTAGCATCTACAGATGGCCCAATGCCACAAACACGTGAGCACATCCTACTTTCTCGTCAGGTTGGTGTACCTTACATCATCGTATTCATGAACAAATGTGACATGGTAGACGACGAAGAGCTTCTAGAATTAGTAGAAATGGAAGTACGTGAACTTCTATCTGAATACGAATTCCCAGGTGATGACATTCCAGTAATCCAAGGTTCAGCGCTTAAAGCCCTAGAAGGCGAAGAAGCGTGGGAAGCAAAAATTGTAGAACTAGCAGAAGCGCTAGATACTTACATCCCAGAGCCAGAGCGTGACATCGACAAGCCATTCCTACTACCAATTGAAGATGTATTCTCAATTTCAGGTCGTGGTACGGTAGTAACAGGTCGTGTAGAGCGCGGTATCATCAAGGTTTCAGAAGAAATTGAAATCGTAGGTGTTAAAGAGACTACTAAGACAACTTGTACTGGTGTAGAAATGTTCCGCAAGCTTCTAGACGAAGGTCGTGCTGGTGAGAACTGTGGTATTCTTCTACGTGGTACTAAGCGTGACGAAGTACAGCGTGGTCAAGTATTGGCAGCACCTGGTTCAATTACTCCACACACCAAGTTCGAAGCTGAAGTATACGTACTAAGCAAAGACGAAGGTGGCCGTCACACGCCATTCTTCAAAGGCTACCGTCCACAGTTCTACTTCCGTACAACTGACGTAACTGGTTCTGTAGAGTTACCAGAAGGCGTAGAAATGGTAATGCCAGGCGACAACTTGAAATTTGTTGTAGAGCTAATTTGCCCAATCGCGATGGACGAAGGTTTACGCTTCGCAATCCGTGAAGGTGGCCGTACAGTAGGTGCGGGTGTTGTAGCTAAAATCTTCGAATAA
- the birA gene encoding bifunctional biotin--[acetyl-CoA-carboxylase] ligase/biotin operon repressor BirA, whose translation MLQSKPYQLINALSLGEFCSGESLAKQLDVSRTTIASYIKQYSVLGLDIYSVKGKGYRLAQPLSLLDSKVLELALPNNMPLVFDQVDSTNAWLMSNIDCVEHGQVVLAEYQSAGRGRRGRAWQTPYAGQLCMSLLWRLQDGIEAAMGLSLAVGLAIVEALEKAGFKDLGLKWPNDIYLGGKKLGGVLIELQGHANSEVSLVVGLGVNVRVASLQAEQIDQAFAQLETNAKPPLNRTDLAIAIVESLNQMFEVFRLQGFAALQQRWNRYDIFAEQAVSLRFSEERQLKGTAKGVDKQGQLLLEINGQQQAFMAGEVSLRGQ comes from the coding sequence ATGCTGCAGAGTAAACCTTATCAGCTGATAAACGCTCTCTCATTAGGTGAGTTTTGCTCTGGCGAAAGCTTAGCTAAGCAACTTGATGTTTCTCGAACCACGATTGCTAGTTATATCAAGCAGTACTCGGTTTTGGGTTTAGATATCTATAGTGTGAAAGGCAAAGGTTACCGCTTGGCTCAGCCGCTCTCTCTGCTAGATTCTAAAGTTTTAGAACTGGCTCTACCCAATAATATGCCCTTGGTATTCGATCAGGTTGATTCAACCAATGCTTGGTTAATGAGCAATATAGACTGCGTGGAGCATGGCCAAGTGGTTCTCGCTGAATACCAAAGTGCTGGTCGCGGCAGGAGAGGGCGAGCATGGCAAACGCCGTATGCTGGTCAACTTTGTATGTCTTTGTTGTGGCGTTTACAAGATGGCATTGAAGCCGCCATGGGCTTAAGCTTAGCTGTTGGGCTAGCGATTGTAGAAGCATTAGAAAAGGCTGGTTTTAAGGATTTAGGCTTAAAGTGGCCAAATGATATTTATCTTGGTGGTAAAAAGCTTGGTGGAGTATTAATTGAGCTTCAAGGCCACGCTAATAGCGAAGTTAGTTTGGTGGTTGGCTTAGGAGTGAATGTTAGAGTGGCTAGCCTTCAGGCAGAGCAAATTGACCAAGCTTTCGCTCAGTTAGAAACGAATGCTAAGCCCCCTTTAAACAGAACCGACCTAGCTATAGCTATTGTTGAATCTTTGAATCAGATGTTTGAGGTATTTCGGTTACAGGGCTTCGCTGCTCTACAGCAGCGTTGGAATCGCTACGATATTTTTGCAGAACAAGCGGTAAGCTTGCGGTTCTCCGAGGAGCGACAGTTAAAAGGCACGGCAAAAGGCGTAGATAAGCAAGGCCAATTACTGCTTGAAATAAACGGTCAACAACAAGCCTTTATGGCCGGTGAAGTATCGCTACGCGGCCAATAA